One genomic window of Deltaproteobacteria bacterium includes the following:
- the rpsI gene encoding 30S ribosomal protein S9: protein MAEVTHQTVGRRKTSIARVRLMLGSGKIIINDEPMDNYFSSETLKMIVKQPLEATKSLTKFDVYANVYGGGISGQAGAIRHGITRALLEEDPATRLTLKKAGYVTRDPRMKERKKYGQKGARKRFQFSKR, encoded by the coding sequence ATGGCAGAGGTAACTCACCAGACAGTGGGAAGAAGAAAGACATCCATAGCGCGGGTTCGGCTGATGTTGGGAAGCGGCAAGATAATAATAAACGATGAACCGATGGATAATTATTTTAGCAGCGAAACCCTCAAGATGATTGTTAAACAGCCTCTTGAAGCAACAAAGAGTTTAACTAAATTTGATGTCTATGCGAATGTATACGGAGGCGGTATATCCGGCCAGGCAGGCGCAATCAGACACGGTATTACAAGGGCGCTTTTAGAAGAAGATCCTGCGACGAGGCTGACGCTCAAAAAGGCCGGCTATGTTACCAGGGATCCGAGGATGAAAGAAAGAAAGAAATACGGCCAGAAAGGCGCGAGAAAGAGATTCCAGTTCTCAAAGAGATAA
- the rplM gene encoding 50S ribosomal protein L13, whose translation MKTEFVRSQDKIKWYVVDAKDKILGRMASRIATVLKGKHKPTYTTFMDIGDFVIVVNAEKVAVTGKKLTDKTYYHHSMYPNGLKAEPLEKRLARKPEDIVYKAVWGMLPKGSLGRDMIKKLKVYSGNNHPHQAQIPEKLSI comes from the coding sequence ATGAAGACTGAATTTGTAAGATCACAGGACAAAATCAAGTGGTATGTTGTAGATGCCAAAGACAAAATACTTGGCAGGATGGCCTCGCGCATAGCTACAGTGCTTAAGGGGAAGCATAAACCCACTTATACGACATTTATGGATATAGGAGACTTTGTGATAGTGGTAAATGCTGAAAAGGTAGCGGTAACCGGCAAAAAACTCACTGATAAAACATACTATCACCACAGTATGTATCCAAACGGATTAAAGGCAGAACCTTTGGAAAAACGTCTGGCCAGAAAACCGGAAGATATAGTATATAAAGCAGTATGGGGTATGCTTCCAAAAGGAAGCCTCGGCCGGGATATGATAAAGAAGCTCAAAGTCTACAGCGGAAACAATCATCCGCATCAGGCCCAAATACCTGAGAAACTATCAATATAG
- a CDS encoding peptide chain release factor-like protein — MPAFAVSEEKNRWLKDKMESFGVRNEDIIEKFIRSSGKGGQKVNKTSTCVYIKHMPTGIEIKCMKDRSQSINRFLARRELVERIERLSGKLTNEDIKMLKAKKQKLKRQKRAGLKYKAAILPQGDFINSNEGKGKT; from the coding sequence ATGCCCGCTTTTGCAGTAAGCGAAGAGAAAAACCGATGGCTTAAGGATAAGATGGAATCCTTCGGTGTCCGGAATGAGGATATTATAGAGAAATTTATACGCTCCTCAGGCAAGGGCGGTCAAAAGGTTAACAAGACCTCTACCTGCGTGTATATAAAGCACATGCCTACAGGCATAGAAATCAAGTGCATGAAAGACAGAAGCCAGTCTATAAATCGCTTTCTTGCAAGGCGGGAGCTTGTTGAGAGGATTGAAAGATTATCAGGAAAACTTACTAATGAAGATATAAAAATGCTTAAAGCAAAAAAACAGAAGTTAAAGAGACAGAAGAGGGCTGGATTGAAGTATAAAGCTGCGATTCTGCCACAAGGGGATTTTATAAATTCTAATGAAGGTAAAGGTAAAACCTGA
- the uvrA gene encoding excinuclease ABC subunit UvrA translates to MNKIIIKGAKEHNLKNIDLEIPRDKLVVITGVSGSGKSTLAFDTIYAEGQRRYVESLSAYARQFLEQMEKPDVESIEGLSPAISIEQKTTSKNPRSTVGTVTEIYDYLRLLFARVGRPYCYNCGKQISAQTIQQMVDRVMELPQDTKIVLSSPMIRGRKGEYKKELEQLRKDGYTRVKIDGEMKDLSEDIVLDKKKKHNIDVVIDRLVIKPGIVKRLADSFEIAVRLSDGIAKVERVPTESGRGKGGGEGEILFNEKLACVDCGISYPELTPAMFSFNSPHGACPECNGLGGKLYFDPELVVPNKEISLREGAIAPWGRKSSVYFHQMIDALSRHFKFDIYTPFKGLSKKVQDLLLYGSGDEDVEFYYEKADRRYYYKKPFEGVLKNLERRYYETDSFDVRDELTRYMNTQPCPVCNGSRLKKESMFVKIDDSSIYDVTQMSIKEAHKFFKGLKFGKTEEEIARRVLKEIAERLGFLINVGLDYLTLERSAATLSGGEGQRIRLATQIGSSLVGVLYILDEPSIGLHQKDNKRLLDSLKRLRDIGNTVLVVEHDEETILSADHVIDMGPGAGELGGLVVAAGTPLEIMQNKKSLTGRYLNRELQIPVPSERRRPDGRFLTIKGGKANNLKNITVKIPIGLITCVTGVSGSGKSTLVVDTLYKALAQRLYHSKERAGEVENILGLEFIDKVIDIDQSPIGRTPRSNPATYTGLFTPVRDLFAQLPEARMRGYKPGRFSFNVKGGRCEACEGDGLIKVEMHFLPDVYVTCEVCSGKRYNRETLDIKYKGKSIAGVLDMTVAEALGFFENVPPVKDKLQTLSDVGLGYIKLGQSATTLSGGEAQRIKISKELSKRATGRTIYILDEPTTGLHFADIQRLLDVLQELRSAGNTIVIIEHNLDVLKTADYIIDLGPEGGDEGGRVIAAGTPEEVAETEGSYTGQFLEKVLDSRLKAAVG, encoded by the coding sequence ATGAACAAGATAATCATCAAAGGCGCCAAAGAGCATAATCTTAAAAATATTGACCTTGAAATACCAAGGGATAAGCTTGTCGTTATTACAGGCGTAAGCGGTTCCGGCAAGTCTACCCTTGCCTTTGACACTATATATGCAGAGGGTCAGAGGCGGTATGTGGAAAGCCTTTCAGCGTATGCAAGGCAGTTTTTAGAGCAGATGGAAAAGCCTGATGTGGAATCAATCGAAGGGCTTTCCCCTGCCATATCCATTGAGCAAAAGACCACCAGCAAAAACCCGCGCTCAACTGTCGGCACCGTTACCGAGATATATGATTATCTGAGGCTTTTATTTGCAAGGGTCGGCAGGCCGTATTGCTACAACTGCGGAAAACAGATCTCTGCCCAGACCATTCAGCAGATGGTTGACAGGGTAATGGAACTGCCTCAGGATACAAAGATAGTCCTCTCTTCACCAATGATAAGGGGGAGAAAAGGGGAATATAAAAAGGAACTGGAGCAGCTGAGAAAGGACGGCTATACCAGGGTAAAGATAGATGGAGAGATGAAGGATTTGAGCGAAGATATTGTCCTTGATAAAAAGAAAAAGCACAATATAGATGTTGTCATAGACAGGCTTGTAATAAAACCCGGGATTGTAAAGAGGCTTGCCGATTCATTTGAGATTGCTGTAAGACTATCAGATGGGATTGCAAAGGTGGAGCGGGTGCCCACCGAAAGTGGGCGCGGCAAGGGAGGAGGGGAGGGGGAGATTTTATTTAATGAAAAACTTGCCTGTGTTGACTGCGGCATAAGCTATCCTGAACTTACCCCGGCCATGTTTTCATTTAACAGTCCGCACGGCGCATGTCCGGAGTGCAACGGCCTTGGGGGAAAGCTCTATTTTGACCCTGAACTCGTTGTCCCTAATAAGGAGATTTCTTTGAGGGAAGGGGCAATAGCGCCATGGGGAAGGAAGTCCTCTGTATATTTTCATCAGATGATTGATGCGCTTTCAAGGCATTTCAAATTTGATATCTATACGCCGTTTAAGGGATTGTCCAAAAAGGTTCAGGATCTTCTTCTTTACGGCTCCGGCGATGAGGATGTGGAATTTTATTATGAAAAGGCCGACCGTCGCTATTATTATAAAAAGCCGTTTGAAGGCGTCTTAAAGAATCTTGAGAGAAGGTATTATGAGACAGATTCCTTTGATGTAAGGGATGAATTGACACGGTATATGAACACACAGCCGTGCCCTGTATGCAATGGCTCAAGACTTAAAAAAGAGTCCATGTTTGTAAAGATTGACGATTCTTCAATATATGATGTTACGCAGATGTCAATAAAGGAGGCGCACAAATTTTTCAAAGGGTTGAAATTCGGCAAAACAGAAGAGGAGATTGCCAGAAGGGTTTTAAAGGAGATAGCAGAGAGGCTTGGATTTTTGATAAATGTGGGTCTTGACTATCTCACGCTGGAGAGGTCTGCGGCAACGTTATCAGGCGGCGAGGGGCAGAGGATCAGGCTTGCAACCCAGATAGGCTCAAGCCTTGTCGGTGTTTTATATATACTTGACGAGCCTTCTATCGGCCTTCATCAGAAGGATAATAAGAGGCTTCTTGATTCGTTAAAAAGGCTCAGGGATATTGGAAATACTGTTTTGGTTGTTGAGCACGATGAGGAAACTATTCTCTCTGCCGACCATGTGATTGATATGGGGCCGGGCGCGGGAGAGTTGGGAGGCCTGGTTGTTGCAGCAGGCACGCCCCTTGAGATTATGCAGAATAAGAAGTCTTTGACAGGGAGGTATTTAAACAGGGAGCTTCAGATACCAGTGCCTTCGGAGAGGAGAAGACCGGATGGAAGGTTTCTGACCATAAAGGGTGGGAAGGCGAATAATCTTAAAAATATCACAGTCAAAATTCCCATTGGTCTCATAACATGCGTTACAGGCGTGTCCGGTTCAGGAAAGAGCACATTGGTTGTGGATACATTATACAAGGCCCTTGCCCAGAGGCTTTATCATTCAAAAGAGAGGGCAGGAGAGGTTGAAAATATACTCGGCCTTGAGTTTATAGACAAGGTGATTGACATTGACCAGTCGCCGATAGGCAGGACGCCCCGTTCAAACCCTGCCACATACACAGGGCTTTTTACGCCGGTAAGGGATTTATTTGCGCAGCTCCCTGAGGCGAGGATGCGCGGTTATAAGCCCGGCAGATTCAGCTTTAATGTAAAGGGCGGAAGGTGCGAGGCATGTGAAGGCGACGGCCTTATAAAAGTTGAGATGCACTTTCTCCCGGATGTCTATGTTACCTGTGAAGTATGCAGCGGTAAAAGATACAACCGTGAAACGCTGGATATTAAATACAAGGGTAAAAGCATAGCCGGTGTCCTTGATATGACGGTTGCAGAGGCGCTCGGCTTTTTTGAAAATGTCCCTCCGGTAAAGGACAAACTTCAGACCCTCTCCGATGTCGGCCTTGGTTATATAAAGCTTGGCCAGTCAGCAACAACCCTGTCAGGCGGCGAGGCCCAGAGGATAAAGATATCAAAGGAACTTTCCAAAAGGGCGACAGGCAGAACAATCTATATCCTTGACGAGCCCACAACAGGGCTCCATTTTGCGGATATACAGAGGCTTCTGGATGTTTTGCAGGAACTCCGGTCTGCGGGAAATACCATAGTGATAATTGAGCATAATCTTGATGTCTTAAAGACCGCTGATTACATTATCGACCTTGGCCCTGAAGGCGGAGACGAAGGGGGCAGGGTTATTGCCGCAGGAACGCCTGAAGAGGTGGCAGAGACAGAGGGTTCTTATACAGGTCAATTTTTGGAAAAGGTTTTGGACAGCCGCTTGAAGGCTGCGGTAGGTTAA